In Methanocaldococcus lauensis, a single genomic region encodes these proteins:
- the rplX gene encoding 50S ribosomal protein L24 — protein MAFTKSKQPRKQRKALFNAPLHLRRKVMSAMLSKELKEKLGKNAIPVRKGDVVRIMRGDFKGLEGEVTKVDLKRYRIHVEGAYNKRQDGKEVPYPIHPSNVMIIKLYDKDERRFKHIKK, from the coding sequence ATGGCTTTTACTAAGTCAAAACAGCCAAGAAAACAAAGAAAAGCATTATTTAATGCACCACTTCATTTGAGAAGAAAGGTTATGTCTGCAATGTTATCAAAAGAGTTAAAGGAAAAATTAGGTAAAAACGCCATTCCGGTTAGAAAGGGAGATGTTGTAAGAATAATGAGAGGAGACTTTAAAGGGTTGGAAGGAGAAGTTACAAAAGTTGATTTAAAAAGATACAGAATCCATGTTGAAGGAGCTTACAACAAAAGACAGGATGGAAAAGAAGTTCCATATCCAATTCATCCATCAAATGTTATGATTATTAAACTCTATGACAAAGATGAAAGAAGATTCAAACATATTAAAAAGTAA
- a CDS encoding 30S ribosomal protein S4e translates to MGKKGPKRHLKRLAAPVRWELPRKVAKFTVRPLPGAHPMSESLPLLLIIRDILKYADNAREAKKIIKMGKVLVDGRVRKEEKLPVGLMDVVSLPDANENYRVLFDRKGRIKLNPTENPDLKLCKIKNKTVVKGGHIQLNLHDGRNILIRVSDPTNPKEDVYKTGDTLLITIPDQEIKAHIPFEVGKLAYITGGKHVGDFARIVEIEKRGIYPDIVTLENLEGDKFKTVKDYVFVVGDEEPIIKL, encoded by the coding sequence ATGGGAAAAAAAGGTCCAAAAAGACATTTGAAAAGATTAGCCGCTCCAGTTAGATGGGAATTGCCAAGAAAAGTAGCTAAATTTACTGTTAGACCTTTACCAGGAGCTCACCCAATGAGTGAGTCATTACCTCTCTTACTTATTATTAGAGATATTTTAAAATATGCTGACAATGCAAGAGAGGCTAAAAAAATTATTAAGATGGGTAAAGTTTTAGTTGATGGTAGAGTTAGAAAAGAAGAGAAGTTACCTGTTGGATTGATGGATGTAGTCTCATTACCTGATGCAAATGAAAATTACAGAGTATTATTTGACAGAAAAGGAAGAATTAAATTAAATCCAACAGAAAATCCAGATTTAAAATTATGTAAAATTAAAAACAAAACTGTTGTTAAAGGAGGTCATATTCAACTAAACTTACACGATGGTAGAAACATATTAATTAGAGTTTCAGATCCTACAAACCCTAAAGAGGATGTATATAAAACTGGAGACACTCTATTAATTACAATCCCAGATCAAGAAATTAAAGCACATATTCCATTTGAAGTCGGTAAGTTAGCATACATTACCGGAGGAAAACACGTTGGAGACTTTGCAAGAATCGTTGAAATTGAGAAAAGAGGAATTTATCCAGACATAGTTACATTAGAGAACTTAGAAGGAGACAAATTCAAGACAGTTAAAGACTATGTCTTTGTCGTTGGAGACGAAGAACCAATAATTAAGTTGTAA
- a CDS encoding 50S ribosomal protein L5 encodes MSFEELWQKNPMLKPRIEKVVVNFGVGESGDRLTKGEKVIEELTGQKPIRTRAKQTNPTFGIRKKLPIGLKVTLRGKKAEEFLKNAFEAFQKEGKKLYDYSFDDYGNFSFGIHEHIDFPGQKYDPMIGIFGMDVCVTLERPGFRVKRRKRCRAKVPRRHRLTREEAIEFIEKTFGIKVERVLEEEETQ; translated from the coding sequence ATGAGCTTTGAAGAATTGTGGCAAAAAAATCCTATGTTAAAACCAAGAATTGAAAAAGTTGTTGTTAATTTTGGAGTAGGAGAAAGTGGAGATAGATTAACAAAAGGAGAAAAGGTTATAGAGGAATTAACTGGACAAAAACCTATAAGAACAAGAGCTAAGCAAACAAACCCAACATTTGGTATCAGAAAAAAATTACCTATTGGATTAAAAGTTACTTTGAGAGGTAAAAAAGCAGAAGAATTTTTAAAAAATGCTTTTGAGGCTTTTCAAAAAGAAGGTAAAAAATTATATGATTATTCATTTGATGATTACGGAAACTTCTCATTTGGTATCCATGAACATATAGATTTCCCTGGACAAAAATATGACCCAATGATTGGAATTTTTGGGATGGATGTTTGTGTAACATTAGAAAGACCTGGATTTAGAGTAAAAAGAAGAAAAAGATGTAGAGCAAAAGTTCCAAGAAGACATAGATTAACAAGAGAAGAGGCTATTGAATTTATAGAAAAAACCTTTGGAATTAAAGTTGAGAGAGTTTTAGAGGAAGAAGAAACACAATAA
- a CDS encoding 30S ribosomal protein S14: MAKKPWKKKYGYGIRPCQRCGHVGPGLIRKYGLNLCRQCFREIAHKLGFKKLD, encoded by the coding sequence ATGGCTAAAAAACCTTGGAAAAAAAAGTATGGGTATGGTATTAGACCATGCCAAAGATGTGGTCATGTAGGGCCAGGATTAATTAGAAAGTATGGGTTAAACCTTTGTAGACAATGTTTTAGAGAAATAGCTCATAAATTAGGATTTAAGAAATTAGATTAA
- a CDS encoding 30S ribosomal protein S8 produces the protein MSLMDPLANALNHISNCERVGKKVVYIKPASKLIGRVLKVMQDHGYIGEFEFIEDGRGGIYKVELVGKINKCGAIKPRFPVKKFGYEKFEKRYLPARDFGILIVSTTQGVMSHEEAKKRGLGGRLLAYVY, from the coding sequence ATGAGTTTAATGGACCCACTAGCAAATGCATTAAACCATATTTCCAACTGTGAGAGAGTGGGTAAAAAGGTAGTGTATATAAAACCAGCATCTAAGTTAATTGGAAGAGTCTTAAAAGTTATGCAAGATCATGGATATATAGGAGAATTTGAATTTATAGAAGATGGAAGAGGAGGAATTTATAAAGTTGAATTAGTAGGTAAGATCAACAAATGTGGTGCTATAAAGCCAAGATTCCCTGTTAAAAAATTTGGATATGAAAAGTTTGAAAAAAGATACTTGCCAGCAAGAGATTTTGGAATATTAATTGTCTCAACTACTCAGGGAGTTATGAGCCACGAAGAAGCTAAGAAAAGAGGATTAGGTGGAAGATTATTAGCCTATGTCTATTAA
- a CDS encoding 50S ribosomal protein L6: MPVAAYLERRIKIPENVQVEINNNEIVVKSGGKELKRKFEHPKIVIKKEGDEIVVSCEYPRRKDKAMIGTITAHINNMIKGVTEGFTYKLKIRYAHFPMKVSVKGNEVIIENFLGEKHPRRAKILEGVTVKVSGEDVIVTGIDKEKVGQTAANIEQATRIKNRDPRVFQDGIYIVEKAGKVI; encoded by the coding sequence ATGCCTGTTGCCGCCTATCTTGAGAGAAGAATTAAAATTCCAGAAAATGTTCAAGTAGAAATAAACAATAATGAAATCGTTGTTAAAAGTGGAGGGAAGGAATTAAAGAGAAAATTTGAACATCCAAAAATTGTAATTAAAAAAGAAGGAGATGAAATTGTTGTATCTTGCGAATATCCAAGAAGAAAAGATAAAGCAATGATTGGAACTATAACAGCACACATAAATAACATGATTAAAGGAGTTACAGAAGGATTTACATACAAACTAAAAATTAGATATGCTCACTTCCCAATGAAAGTTAGTGTTAAGGGTAATGAAGTCATCATTGAAAACTTCTTAGGAGAAAAACACCCAAGAAGAGCAAAAATCTTAGAAGGAGTTACAGTCAAAGTTAGTGGAGAGGATGTTATAGTTACTGGAATCGATAAAGAAAAAGTAGGACAAACCGCCGCCAATATAGAACAGGCTACAAGAATTAAAAATAGAGATCCAAGAGTTTTCCAGGATGGAATTTATATTGTAGAGAAGGCTGGAAAGGTCATCTAA
- a CDS encoding 50S ribosomal protein L32e has protein sequence MDRLLRLRFKLKMKKPDFIRQEAHRHKRLGEKWRRPKGRHSKMRLKWKEKPPVVEIGYRMPKAVRGLHPSGLEDVLVYNVKDLEKLNPETQGARIASTVGKRKKIEIIKRARELGIRILNISEEKQEELLKFAEKLNNNNENE, from the coding sequence ATGGATAGGCTATTAAGATTAAGATTCAAATTAAAAATGAAAAAGCCTGACTTTATAAGACAAGAGGCACACAGACATAAAAGGTTAGGAGAAAAATGGAGAAGACCTAAAGGAAGACATAGTAAGATGAGATTAAAATGGAAAGAAAAGCCTCCTGTCGTTGAAATTGGATACAGAATGCCAAAAGCTGTTAGAGGATTACACCCAAGTGGTTTAGAGGATGTTTTAGTTTATAATGTTAAAGATTTAGAAAAATTAAACCCTGAAACACAGGGAGCAAGGATTGCTTCAACAGTTGGTAAGAGAAAGAAAATTGAAATCATCAAAAGAGCAAGAGAGTTAGGAATAAGAATATTAAATATATCAGAAGAGAAACAGGAAGAATTATTAAAATTTGCTGAAAAACTAAATAACAACAATGAAAATGAATAA
- a CDS encoding 50S ribosomal protein L19e, which produces MDVSVQRKLAAEILKCGIDRVWIDPTQLERVKMAMTRDDIRSLIKDGVIKKKQKKGISSARVKKLKEQKKKGRRRGPGSRRGAAGARTPPKERWMATIRALRKTLKYLRDSGKIDRKVYRKLYRMAKGGAFRSKSHLFLYMKEHDLLKQ; this is translated from the coding sequence ATGGACGTATCAGTTCAAAGAAAATTAGCTGCTGAAATATTAAAATGTGGTATTGATAGAGTTTGGATAGATCCAACACAGTTAGAAAGAGTTAAAATGGCAATGACAAGAGATGATATAAGATCTTTAATTAAAGATGGAGTTATTAAGAAAAAACAGAAAAAGGGTATAAGTAGTGCAAGAGTTAAAAAATTAAAAGAGCAAAAAAAGAAAGGTAGAAGAAGAGGTCCTGGTTCAAGAAGAGGAGCTGCAGGGGCAAGAACTCCTCCAAAAGAAAGATGGATGGCTACAATTAGAGCTTTGAGAAAAACATTAAAATATTTAAGAGATTCTGGAAAAATTGATAGAAAAGTTTATAGAAAACTTTACAGAATGGCTAAAGGTGGAGCATTCAGAAGTAAGAGCCACCTCTTCCTATATATGAAAGAACACGACCTTTTAAAACAATAA
- a CDS encoding 50S ribosomal protein L18 translates to MATGPTYRVKFRRRREAKTDYRKRLKLLLSRKPRLVVRKSLNHCIAQIVLYDEKGDKTVVSAHSRELIKLGYKGHTGNLPSAYLTGYLLGKKALAKGYTEAVLDIGLHRATKGAAVFAMLKGALDAGMNIPHGEEILPSEDRIRGEHIKAYAEMLKEEDEEKYKRQFSKYLEKGLEPEKLPEHFEEIKAKIDSMF, encoded by the coding sequence ATGGCTACAGGTCCAACTTATAGAGTTAAATTTAGAAGAAGAAGAGAAGCAAAAACTGATTACAGAAAAAGATTAAAATTATTATTATCAAGAAAGCCAAGATTGGTTGTAAGGAAATCTTTGAATCATTGTATAGCTCAAATAGTATTGTATGATGAAAAAGGTGACAAAACAGTTGTATCTGCTCATTCAAGAGAATTAATTAAGTTGGGTTATAAAGGACATACCGGAAACTTGCCTTCAGCATACTTAACAGGCTACTTGTTAGGTAAAAAAGCCTTAGCTAAGGGTTATACCGAGGCAGTTTTAGATATTGGGTTGCATAGAGCTACAAAAGGAGCAGCAGTATTTGCAATGCTAAAAGGAGCTTTAGATGCTGGTATGAATATTCCACATGGAGAGGAGATATTACCATCAGAAGATAGAATAAGAGGAGAACACATAAAGGCTTATGCTGAGATGTTAAAAGAAGAAGATGAGGAAAAATACAAAAGACAGTTTTCAAAATACTTAGAGAAAGGTTTAGAACCAGAAAAATTACCAGAACACTTTGAGGAAATTAAGGCAAAAATTGATAGCATGTTCTAA
- the rpsE gene encoding 30S ribosomal protein S5: MRFNIDEWEPKTTIGRMVKEGQITDIDYILDNNLPILEPEIVDALLPDLEEKVLDVKLVQRMHKSGRRARFRATVVVGNRNGYVGVGKGKAKEVGPAIRKAIAQAKKNIIRVKRGCGSWECGCGTPHSIPYKGYGKCGSTAIEILPAPKGVGLVAGDVAKAVLGLAGIKDVWTKTFGETRTTYNFAMATFEALKSLNFVRVMDKSKKKLGIIEGRVL; the protein is encoded by the coding sequence ATGAGATTTAATATAGATGAGTGGGAACCAAAAACAACCATTGGAAGGATGGTTAAAGAAGGACAAATAACTGACATTGATTACATATTAGACAATAACTTACCAATCTTAGAGCCTGAAATAGTTGATGCACTTCTTCCAGATTTGGAAGAGAAAGTTTTAGATGTTAAGTTAGTTCAGAGAATGCACAAGTCTGGAAGAAGAGCAAGATTTAGAGCAACTGTTGTTGTAGGAAACAGAAATGGTTATGTTGGTGTAGGAAAAGGTAAGGCTAAAGAAGTTGGGCCAGCAATAAGAAAAGCTATAGCTCAAGCAAAGAAAAATATTATTAGAGTTAAGAGAGGTTGTGGTTCCTGGGAGTGTGGTTGTGGAACTCCTCACTCAATACCATACAAAGGTTATGGAAAGTGTGGAAGTACTGCAATAGAGATATTACCTGCACCAAAAGGTGTTGGTTTAGTTGCTGGAGATGTCGCTAAGGCAGTTTTAGGATTGGCAGGAATTAAAGACGTTTGGACAAAAACATTTGGAGAAACAAGAACTACTTACAACTTTGCAATGGCTACATTTGAAGCTTTAAAGAGTTTGAATTTTGTAAGAGTTATGGATAAGAGTAAAAAGAAATTAGGAATTATTGAAGGTAGAGTATTGTAA
- the rpmD gene encoding 50S ribosomal protein L30 has protein sequence MAYAVIRIRGRIGVRRDIADTLKMLRLHKVNHCVIVPETDTFKGMLQKVKDYVTWGEIDKDTLVKLILKRGRLPGNKRITPEIIKELTGMDVEELAEKLIKGEIKLKETPLKPVFRLHPPRKGFERKGIKKPFSVGGALGYRGEKINELLEKMM, from the coding sequence ATGGCTTATGCTGTTATTAGAATAAGAGGTAGAATTGGAGTAAGAAGAGACATAGCAGACACCTTAAAAATGTTAAGGCTACATAAGGTTAATCACTGTGTAATTGTTCCAGAAACAGATACATTTAAAGGAATGTTACAAAAAGTTAAAGATTATGTAACATGGGGAGAAATTGATAAAGATACCTTAGTTAAATTAATCTTAAAAAGAGGTAGACTTCCAGGAAATAAGAGAATTACTCCAGAAATTATAAAGGAATTAACTGGAATGGATGTTGAAGAGTTAGCAGAAAAACTTATAAAGGGAGAAATTAAATTAAAAGAAACTCCATTAAAACCTGTATTTAGATTACATCCTCCAAGAAAAGGATTTGAAAGAAAGGGTATTAAGAAACCATTTAGTGTTGGAGGAGCTTTAGGATACAGAGGAGAAAAAATTAATGAACTTTTAGAAAAGATGATGTAA
- a CDS encoding uL15m family ribosomal protein: MIRKKKKVKKIRGSRTCGGGSHKKRRGAGNRGGRGLAGGLKHKWTWIIKYKPDHFGKYGFKRHPSLVKELETINVGELEEIVLKNPDKFEKENDKFIVDVIELGYEKVLGKGKVTIPMIVKAIEVSEKAREKIEAVGGEVVEL, from the coding sequence ATGATTAGAAAAAAGAAAAAAGTTAAAAAAATTAGAGGTTCAAGAACATGTGGTGGAGGTAGCCACAAAAAGAGAAGAGGAGCAGGGAACAGAGGAGGTAGAGGGTTAGCTGGAGGTCTTAAACACAAATGGACTTGGATTATAAAATACAAGCCAGATCACTTTGGTAAATATGGATTTAAGAGACATCCAAGTTTAGTTAAAGAATTAGAAACAATTAACGTTGGAGAGCTTGAAGAAATTGTATTGAAAAACCCTGATAAATTCGAAAAAGAAAATGACAAATTTATTGTTGATGTTATTGAGTTGGGATATGAAAAAGTTTTGGGTAAAGGAAAAGTAACAATTCCAATGATAGTTAAAGCAATTGAAGTTTCAGAAAAGGCAAGAGAAAAAATTGAAGCTGTTGGTGGAGAAGTTGTAGAGCTATAA
- the secY gene encoding preprotein translocase subunit SecY, with protein sequence MKKLIPILEKIPEVDLPIRELSFKEKLKWTGIVLVLYFIMGTIDVYTGGAQIPAIFQFWQTVTASRIGTLITLGIGPIVTAGIIMQLLVGAGIIKMDLSIPENRALFQGCQKLLSIIMCFVEAVMFVGAGAFGHLPILLALLVIIQIAIGSIILIYLDEIVSKYGIGSGIGLFIAAGVSQVIFVGAFGPEGYLWRFFGSLINGMPNFEYLAPILGTIIVFLMVVYAECLRVEIPLAHGRIKGAVGKYPIRFVYTSNIPVILSAALFANIQLWGLVLSRLGIPLLGHYVSGRPVDGIAYYLSTPYGLTSVFTDPLHALVYMIAMIVCCIFFGIFWVETTGLDPKSMAKRIGSLGMAIKGFRKSEKAIEQRLRRYIPPLTVMSSAFVGFLAAIADFIGALGGGTGVLLTVSIVYRMYEQILKDKVKELHPSIAKLLNK encoded by the coding sequence ATGAAAAAATTAATTCCGATATTAGAAAAAATTCCTGAAGTAGACTTACCTATTAGAGAATTATCTTTCAAAGAAAAACTTAAATGGACTGGAATAGTTTTGGTTCTATATTTCATTATGGGAACTATTGATGTTTATACAGGAGGAGCCCAAATCCCTGCAATATTTCAATTTTGGCAAACAGTAACTGCATCCAGAATAGGGACCTTAATTACATTAGGTATTGGTCCAATTGTTACTGCTGGTATTATTATGCAGTTATTAGTTGGGGCTGGAATTATAAAAATGGACTTGTCAATTCCTGAAAATCGGGCTTTATTTCAAGGTTGTCAAAAACTATTATCTATAATCATGTGTTTTGTTGAGGCTGTTATGTTCGTTGGAGCTGGAGCTTTTGGACATCTACCTATTTTATTGGCACTTTTAGTAATTATACAAATAGCAATAGGTTCGATAATCTTAATATATTTAGACGAAATCGTTTCAAAGTATGGAATTGGCTCTGGAATTGGATTATTTATTGCCGCAGGAGTTTCACAAGTAATATTTGTTGGAGCATTTGGTCCTGAAGGATATTTATGGAGATTTTTTGGAAGTCTAATTAATGGAATGCCTAATTTTGAATATCTTGCACCAATACTTGGAACAATAATAGTATTCTTAATGGTTGTTTATGCTGAATGTTTAAGAGTAGAAATTCCTTTAGCTCATGGTAGAATTAAAGGTGCTGTTGGTAAATACCCTATAAGATTTGTTTATACTTCAAACATTCCAGTAATCTTATCTGCGGCATTATTTGCTAATATTCAACTCTGGGGATTAGTGTTAAGTAGATTAGGTATCCCATTACTTGGACACTATGTAAGTGGAAGACCTGTTGATGGAATAGCATATTATTTATCAACACCTTATGGACTAACAAGTGTATTTACAGATCCTCTACATGCTTTAGTATATATGATAGCAATGATAGTTTGTTGTATATTCTTTGGTATATTTTGGGTAGAAACTACTGGATTAGATCCAAAGAGTATGGCTAAAAGAATTGGCTCATTGGGTATGGCTATTAAAGGATTTAGAAAAAGTGAAAAGGCTATCGAGCAGAGATTGAGAAGATATATTCCTCCATTAACTGTAATGAGTTCAGCCTTCGTTGGATTTTTAGCCGCTATAGCTGATTTTATTGGAGCATTAGGTGGAGGAACCGGGGTTTTATTAACAGTTTCTATTGTGTATAGAATGTATGAGCAGATTTTAAAAGATAAAGTAAAAGAATTACATCCATCAATAGCAAAATTGTTAAATAAGTAA